Genomic DNA from Roseimicrobium gellanilyticum:
GTGCAAGGCTTGCACGAGTCCGCCCTGCAAGTGGTGGAGTGGTGCAAGCAGCGCGGGTGGCGTTATTGCCCCCGGATCCACGTGGATCTGTATGGGAATACGAGGGGGACGTGAGGTGGAACACCGGGGGAATGTGGGCGTGGTCACCTGCATGGGATTCAACGCAGAGACACAGAGACGCAGAGGGAACTTCGGAGACTGAGTGCTGAGGTGCTCGGTTGGTAGGAACGGAAGGTGGTGGCTAGCCTCTTGAACGGTTGCGACCGAGATTCTCGGCAGCATCTTCAATGACGTCGGACCGATCGTTGACGATCCGAGTGATGCCCTTGGTCATGATGCTGACATGGAAGTTTAGTAGTAGTCCCAGAGGCTTGTTCGTAAGTCTGAGGTAGGACAACAATTGAGCCTGATGGACTGGAAGCACTCCTTCCACTGCTTTCAGTTCTAGAATGACAGTGTTCTCGACTATGATATCGACCACGAGTTCCTTATCGAGTGCACGCCCCTTGTACAACACCGGTAGAGCAAGTCGATTCTTTACATCGAGTCTGCGGTTTCGCAGTTCTTCTACCAGGCAAACTTCGTAGACGGACTCCAACAGCCCTGGTCCCAGTTCACGATGTACTTCAATGGCTGCGCCGATGATGTGGCCAGAGAGTATATTGAGTTTTGATTGGTGGTACGTCACGTCACCAGGCCACAGACAATGGGAAGCCATGACACAAAAGCAAGCCATCTCGCAATCAAGGCCACTTTCGATGCCTCAATGACCAAATCATTGAAGAACCCTGGTGCGTTCAGTCTCCGAAGTTCCCTCTGCGTCTCTGTGTCTCTGCGTTGAATCCCATGCAGGTGACCACACCACCTCTCCCGCAGTTGGCCACTTTCTCCGGCACCAGAAAACCAACAAAGGGCAGGCCTTCTACAGCCTGCCCTTTGTCGTTAGTAAGTTTGTCGTCTCGCAGGATTCTTACGACCCATTCGCCTTCCGCGCGTCGCTCGTGTTCGCCGTTTGGGCGGGGCGGCCGGAGAGTTGGATGAGGTCACGCAGGACGTGCAGGGTTTCCAGCTTCGCCGGGTCCATGCCATAGGGGAACTGCTTCAGATCGCCCACGCCGTCTTCATCGTCTTCGCTCTCGGCCACACGCATGCCGGTGGCCTGTTCCTTGGTGAAGTTGGACTCCTTCACGAGGTCCGGCTTGTCCACGTTGTCCAAGGTCAGGCGATACTGGTCAAAGCCCGCCTTGGCGGTCTTGGCCAGATCTTCCACACGAGCCTTGCGTTCCGTCTTGCGGGTCTCGCTGCGGGCGCGGGTCTCGTCGAGCTCTTTCTGGCGTTCCTTCTCGTTCAGGCTGATGGTGTTGCGGTCAATGCGTTCCTTCAGGCGGGTGGTGTCTTCCACCACGTACTGGAACTCAGGGTTTGCGGCGATGCGGGTCTCCACGCGGCTGCGGATCTCGTTCAGCGGCAGCGGGGTCTTCGTGGCGTAGGTGAAGGTACGGGCCGGGATGGTGTCATACGGCAGAGCGTTCGGGAGCGAGTCTTCGCCGATTTCCATCACGTCACGGAGGGAGGGGAGCTGCACGTCGGGAATCACACCCTTGAGCTGCGTGGAGCCACCGGCGATGCGGTAGAACTTCTGGATGGTCACCTTCAAGGCGCCCGCGCGGCTCTTGTCGCTGAAGAAGGGCATGTAGCGCTCCACCGGCAGGATGGTCTGCACCGTGCCTTTGCCGAAGGTGGACTTCTCACCAATGACCACCGCACGGCGGTAGTCCTGCAGGGCAGCGGCGAAGATCTCGCTGGCGCTGGCGCTGGCCTTGTCCGTGAGCACCACGAGAGGTCCTTCATACACGGCGCGCTCGTTCTCGCAGTCGCGCCAGGTGACGTTGTCCCTCCAGTCCTTGGCCTGCACCACAGGGCCCTTCGGAACAAAGAGACCGGTCAGCTTGATGGCTTCCTCAAGGGAACCACCGCCGTTGCCGCGCAGGTCAACCACGAGGCCTTCAATCTTCTCGGCCATGAGGCGCTTCAGCAGGCGCTGGACGTCAGCCGTGCAGCTCACGGTGCCTTCTTCCATGTCGGCATAGAAGGCGGAAAGGTTGATCCAGCCCAGCTTGCTGGACTTGCCATCGACCGGGGGCGTCTGGATGAGCTCCGCGTTGGCCAGCTTTTCCTTCAGCTCCACTTCACCACGGACGATGGAGATGGTGTGGGTGTTGGAGGGGTCCTCGGAGCCGGCGGGGTTCACCTTCAGGCGCACGACGGTGCCGTCCTTGCCGCGAATCATTTCCACAATCTTCTGCAGCTTCATGTACTTGATGTCCACCCAGT
This window encodes:
- a CDS encoding GxxExxY protein, which translates into the protein MASHCLWPGDVTYHQSKLNILSGHIIGAAIEVHRELGPGLLESVYEVCLVEELRNRRLDVKNRLALPVLYKGRALDKELVVDIIVENTVILELKAVEGVLPVHQAQLLSYLRLTNKPLGLLLNFHVSIMTKGITRIVNDRSDVIEDAAENLGRNRSRG
- a CDS encoding carboxy terminal-processing peptidase — encoded protein: MRKASSLFSTVALLTVLAAAPTPSRAETNFGQVAMHVAYMLQNHHLSHQEFDETVSKKLLEAYLNFLDYSHIYFTQEDVDKFRSDYSGTLDKHIHTRNISPALDIYYRYEERVKERVAFAKKALETKKFTFDSSRVIDVKREKAPWPKDVAAADALWVDLIEGDLLAERLSDRAREDAQKRKAEEKAKEKAAKPEGDKSAAAEAAPPKTEKVEEAPKTAKGEPVKKAAPAKGKDEPEETPEQRVLKRYERLLEQLAENEQEDIVNYFLSCLAGSYDPHTEYMSQQETDNFKITMQHSLVGIGALLSSKDNLAEIQGIVVGGPADKQGELKIGDRILAVGQGDGTGSNSDWVDIKYMKLQKIVEMIRGKDGTVVRLKVNPAGSEDPSNTHTISIVRGEVELKEKLANAELIQTPPVDGKSSKLGWINLSAFYADMEEGTVSCTADVQRLLKRLMAEKIEGLVVDLRGNGGGSLEEAIKLTGLFVPKGPVVQAKDWRDNVTWRDCENERAVYEGPLVVLTDKASASASEIFAAALQDYRRAVVIGEKSTFGKGTVQTILPVERYMPFFSDKSRAGALKVTIQKFYRIAGGSTQLKGVIPDVQLPSLRDVMEIGEDSLPNALPYDTIPARTFTYATKTPLPLNEIRSRVETRIAANPEFQYVVEDTTRLKERIDRNTISLNEKERQKELDETRARSETRKTERKARVEDLAKTAKAGFDQYRLTLDNVDKPDLVKESNFTKEQATGMRVAESEDDEDGVGDLKQFPYGMDPAKLETLHVLRDLIQLSGRPAQTANTSDARKANGS